A section of the Oncorhynchus gorbuscha isolate QuinsamMale2020 ecotype Even-year linkage group LG04, OgorEven_v1.0, whole genome shotgun sequence genome encodes:
- the LOC124033072 gene encoding leucine-rich repeat-containing protein 4C-like — protein sequence MLITMISSLQRQTMRDPRLRGARSYPLFVLLLALQILAVAGLVRAQTCPSVCSCSNQFSKVICTRRSLRDVPDGISTNTRYLNLQDNLIQVIKVDSFKHLRHLEILQLSKNHIRNIEIGAFNGLASLNTLELFDNRLTTIPNGAFEYLSKLKELWLRNNPIESIPSYAFNRVPSLRRLDLGELKRLSYISDGAFQDLSNLRYLNLGMCNLKEIPNILPLVRLEELEMSGNQISVIGPGSFAGLANLQKLWMMHAQIQTIERNSFDDLQSLVELNLAHNNLTLLPHDLFTPLHRLERVHLHHNPWNCNCDILWLSWWLKETVPANTSCCARCHTPASYRGRYIGELEHSYFQCDVPVIVEPPADRNVTEGMAAELKCRTSSLTSVSWLTPNGSLVTHGAYKVRLAVLNDGTLNFTTVTMQDTGTYTCMVSNTAGNISASAVLNVTSVENSGVTYFTTVTVETTETVDDSQTPALPPIGWVSSSTTRGPPVQTRTTERTYTVSVLDLDGEGDRGLEEVMKTTKIIIGCFVAITLMAAVLLVIFYKMRKQNHQQDPDGPASSMEVITVEEELAGVAAMETHLHLPPLEHYNHYNTYRSTYHHSHTQEPLLIQASSKDNVQETQI from the coding sequence ATGCTGATCACAATGATCTCCTCCCTCCAGCGCCAGACAATGAGAGATCCTAGGCTGAGGGGGGCTCGGTCCTATCCCCTCTTCGTGCTACTGTTGGCCCTCCAGATCCTGGCGGTGGCCGGCCTGGTGCGTGCCCAGACCTGCCCCTCTGTCTGCTCCTGCAGCAACCAGTTCAGCAAGGTGATCTGCACCCGCCGGAGCCTGCGCGATGTCCCCGACGGCATCTCAACCAACACACGTTACCTGAACCTGCAGGACAACCTCATCCAGGTGATCAAGGTGGACAGCTTCAAGCATCTACGGCACCTGGAAATCCTGCAGCTGAGCAAGAACCACATCCGCAACATCGAGATTGGCGCCTTCAACGGCCTGGCCAGTCTCAACACCCTGGAGCTGTTCGACAACCGTCTCACCACCATCCCCAATGGGGCGTTCGAGTACCTCTCCAAGCTCAAGGAGCTGTGGCTGAGGAACAACCCCATTGAGAGCATCCCGTCGTACGCCTTCAACCGGGTCCCCTCGCTGCGAAGACTGGACCTTGGAGAGCTCAAGCGGCTCTCCTACATCTCAGATGGAGCCTTCCAGGACCTCAGCAACCTGCGCTACCTGAACCTGGGCATGTGCAACCTCAAGGAGATCCCCAACATCCTACCCTTGGTCAGGCTGGAGGAGCTAGAGATGTCAGGGAACCAGATCTCTGTCATAGGGCCTGGCTCTTTCGCAGGGCTGGCGAACTTGCAGAAGTTGTGGATGATGCACGCTCAGATCCAGACCATCGAGAGGAACTCCTTTGACGACCTTCAGTCCCTGGTGGAGCTCAACCTGGCCCACAACAACctcaccctgctgccccatgaCCTCTTCACCCCCCTGCACCGCCTGGAGAGAGTCCATCTGCACCATAACCCCTGGAACTGTAACTGTGACATCCTGTGGCTTAGCTGGTGGCTGAAGGAGACAGTGCCTGCCAACACCAGCTGCTGTGCCCGCTGCCACACCCCAGCCAGCTACAGGGGTCGCTACATCGGCGAGCTAGAGCACAGCTACTTCCAGTGCGACGTGCCTGTCATCGTGGAGCCGCCGGCGGACCGCAACGTCACAGAGGGCATGGCGGCTGAGCTCAAGTGCAGAACGAGCTCGTTGACCTCGGTCAGCTGGCTCACCCCCAACGGGTCTCTGGTGACCCACGGGGCGTACAAGGTGCGCCTGGCCGTCCTCAACGACGGGACGTTGAACTTCACCACCGTCACCATGCAGGACACGGGGACTTACACCTGCATGGTGAGCAACACGGCGGGCAACATCTCTGCCTCTGCCGTGCTCAACGTCACCTCGGTGGAGAACAGTGGCGTCACCTACTTCACCACAGTCACCGTGGAGACCACAGAGACAGTTGACGACAGCCAGACTCCTGCTCTTCCACCGATTGGCTGGGTATCATCCTCGACCACCAGGGGGCCTCCAGTCCAGACCAGGACCACAGAGCGGACCTACACCGTCTCTGTTCTGGACCTGGACGGGGAGGGGGACCGCGGCTTGGAGGAGGTGATGAAGACCACCAAGATCATCATCGGCTGCTTCGTGGCCATCACGCTCATGGCGGCCGTCTTGCTGGTCATTTTCTACAAGATGAGGAAGCAGAACCACCAGCAGGACCCCGATGGCCCCGCCTCCTCCATGGAGGTCatcacagtggaggaggagcttGCCGGTGTCGCTGCCATGGAGACCCACTTACACCTGCCCCCATTGGAGCATTACAACCATTACAACACTTACAGAAGCACCTACCACCACTCCCACACACAGGAACCTTTACTGATTCAAGCCAGCTCAAAAGACAATGTGCAAGAGACCCAAATTTGA